Genomic segment of Veillonellales bacterium:
CTATGGGAGAAGCGGCGGAACAACTGCAGCGTCCTCTTCCCCTTTGACTTTGGCAAAAAAAGCTTCCACCGGAGAGACGATGCAGCCCAAGAGCAGTGTGAATTGGCGGATAGGCGACAAAGCTCAGCACAGCAAATGGGGTGTCGGGACTGTGGTTGGGGTTCAGGGTGATGGGGAAAACCAGGAAGTGAAAATTGCTTTTCCCGGACAAGGTATTAAATCCTTAGCTGTTAAATTTGCTCCGATTAGTAAAGTGTAAGGAGGACTATCAGTATGGATATACTTAACCGGATTAAAGAGCTTAAAGATAAGATTGAGTATCATAATAGAAAATATTATGATGAAGACGCACCGGAAATTGCAGACTATGAATATGACATGATGCTGCGTGAACTGAAAAACCTTGAACGTGATAACCCCCAATTTGTGACAGCAGAAACACCGACCCAAAAAGTTGGCGGCCGAGCCAAAAGAGCAGTTGGTAAGTTAGTTGCACACGATGTACCCATGCTTTCTCTCGAGGATAAGTTTTCAAAAGAAGAGGTTACTGATTTTATTAGTAAAATGCAAAAAGCACTGGATAACCCCGTTTTTACTGTAGAATATAAAATTGACGGACTTTCTGTGGCACTTCGGTACAAAAACGGAGAGTTTGTTCAAGGTATGACACGGGGAGATGGTGTCAGTTACGGTGAAGACATAACTGAAAATCTCAGGATGATAGATAGTGTGCCGGAACAAATTTCCGAAAACCTGCCTTACCTCGAAGTACGCGGCGAAGTTTATATGGACAATGACGCCTTTGAAGCCGTAAATGAACGACAAGAAGAAGTGGAAGGCAAGTTATTTGCTAATCCCAGAAATTGTGCTGCGGGTACTTTACGGCAGTTAGATCCCAGTGTAGTTGCCGAGAGGAACTTGTCCATTTATATTTTTAATCTTCAAGCCGTTGAAGGAAAAAAATTTTTGTCTCATGCCGAAACACTTGACTGGATGAAGCAGCAGGGATTTACAGTAATACACTACAGCCGCTGTACAACAGAGGAAGAAGTATGGCAGGCAATTTGTTCCATTGGTGAAACCAGAGGCGAGCTGCCATTTGGCATTGATGGTGCGGTAGTAAAAGTAGATAATCTGGAAGATCGACAAAAATTAGGAGCCACAGCAAAAGTGCCCAGATGGGCAATTGCCTATAAGTATCCGCCGGAAGAGAAACAGACGAAGGTGCTTACTATTGAAGTGAATGTAGGTCGAACGGGAAGACTTACGCCACTGGCTGTCTTACAACCGGTTAGATTAGCGGGGACTACGGTATCGCGTGCATCGTTACATAATCAGGACCAGATAGACCGTCTGGATATACGGATTGGCGATACTGTAACAGTACGTAAGGCAGCAGAAATAATTCCGGAAATTACAGGAATAATCAAAGCTAAACGCCCGGAGGGGACAACACCTTTCAAAATTCCCGATAAGTGTCCGATTTGCGGCGCACCTGCTTTTAGAAGTGAAGAAGGCGCGGATATCCGTTGTAGTGGAATGAATTGTCCGGCTCAACTTGCACGACATATTATTCATTTCGCTTCTCGTGGAGCAATGGACATTGACGGCCTTGGACCGGCAGCGGTTCATGCTTTGCTGGACAAAGGTTATATAAAGAATATAGCAGATATATACGGTCTCAAAAATTATCGGGACGAATTTATTGCCAAGGGGATTATTTCCCGTCCTCGTAAGCAACTGACTCTGCGTAAGGATGGCCGGCCCCGTAAACAGAAAGAGCCGGATTATACGGCCAGTACGGATAATCTGCTGTCAGCTGTCGAACGTTCTAAAGGTCAAAACCTTGAGCGGCTTATTAACGGGTTTGGCATACCCAATATTGGTAAGCATACGGGTAGTCTTCTGGAGGAAAACTTTCCCGATATATACGCAATAGCGAAGATTAATTATGGTAAATATAAGCAACTGAAAGATAGAGAAAAACAATTAAAGAAAGAACGGAACAAAATCGAAAGAATGCTAAAGTCTTCTACCGAGACAGAGGTTTTAGATAGGCTTAGTGAAGTGAATCGACAGCTAAGTGATGTCGAAAAAGAACTAAAGGCAAATGGAGGCATCAAAGGGATTGGAGAAGTAAGTATTAAAGCAATTTCCGACTTTTTTGCCGTACCGCAAACACAGACTATCATTGAGCGCCTTGCCAAGGCCGGCGTTAATATGAAGTCAAGATCAGCCGGTCAAATGATTGATAACCGATTCGAAGCGGAAACTTTTGTCCTTACGGGATCATTGGCAACCTTGAGCCGCGAGGAAGCATCCCAATTAATTAAACAACACGGGGGACGCGTTGCCGGCAGCGTATCGAAGAAGACGACGTATTTATTAGCTGGCGATGGCGCCGGCGATAAGCTGGATAAGGCACAGGCACTCGCTATTAAAATTCTTACTGAAGCCGATTTTCTAAATATGGTTAAATAAATTAAAACATTGGCCCAAAACGACAGAAGGAAAGTAATATTATGGAAGAATCAAAGCTTATTCAAATGATAAACAATAATCCTAATATGATAGCCTATATAAATAATCCTACCGACGAGATGAAGTTATTGGCTGTTAAAAAGGACGGACTGGCTTTGCAATATATAGATTATCCGACTAGAGAGATGCAAGAGTCAGCGATCGACAATAACAGCCGGGCGATTCAATTTATAACGAATCCTACGGAAGATATGCTGATAAAGGCTATAAATGACAGCTGGATTAATTTAGAGTATATTAAAAATCCAAATGATCAGTTAATTAAATTAGCTCTTCGTCAAGCCGGCTGGGCGATTAAATATGTTGATAAGCCAAGTGAGAAATTGCAATTATTGGCTGTAAGAAAGAATTACGATTCAATCAAGTTTATAAAAGAGCCTTACGACAGTGTACAGGAAGAGGCTGTAAAAATAAGTTATGATGCATTGAGATATATAAATTCACCTACACATAATGCAGAGCTTATAGCTGTCAAGAATGATGAGCGGGCTATCCGGCTTATCAATGATTTAGATAAAAATAAACGGTTAGAATGTTTAAAAATAAATATTTTAGTGATTAAATATGTTATGAAAGAAATAGCGAAAGCTGAATTGGAACAAGCATTAAAGGAAGCATTATCGAATGAAGCTGTGGAAGAAAAATATGTCAGAGATTATATAAATTGTAGTACTATAGATGAAAATAGTGATATTATGCCAATGGACAAGATCATGTTTATTTATAAATATGGCAGTAAAAAGGCAAAAAAAATAGCTGTGGATGAAAAGCTGAAGACAAAATAGGTGGGAGATAGCGTGAATTTTATAGATACTTTAAAAAGTGTCGATTTAGTACTAGCTACGGGAGAGGTACCTTTAATAGTTGGGGAAAGTGGAATCGGGAAAACCGCTTTAGTGAAGGAACTTGCTAAAGAGAATAATTGGAGTTTAATTATTATTGACGGAAATCTCCTTAAAGAAGGTGAAATAGGCGGCCTTCCGACGATAGAATCTTATACAAGAGTCAATCATAAAGGCGATAAAGTTGAAAAAAAAACTACCGTATATGCCGTTCATAATAAGCTAAGGGAAATTGATGAAGCAATATCGCAAGGGAAAACCGTCCTTTTATTTGTAGACGAGATCAATCGTTGTGAACATACAGTACAACAGGAACTGATGAATTTAATATTAAATAGAGAAATTAATGGATATACGTTACCTGAAGCTGTAAAAATAATAGCAGCGATGAATCCCTCCAGTAAGTATGGTTCGGATTTTGATTATCAAGTTGTAGATATGGATGCGGCACAGGAAAATAGATTTGTCTGGTTATATATGGAACCTGATGATATGCAGTGGCTGGATTGGGCGATAAATGCAGGAATTGAGCAAAAGGTTATAGGGTTTATCGCGACATTTCCCGAATATTTACACAAAATAAATAAAGATGATATCAGAGCAACACCAAGAAGTTATGAAAGAATTTCCGGCATTTATAAGATTTATCGGCAGAAAAAAGACTCCGTACCTAGATCCGTATTTTTAAATGTTATAAGAGGAAATGTAGGGAAGGTTATTGCCGAAGAGTTTGTTAACTTTGTTGAAGCGGAGTATACCCCGCTGATAGCTTATGAAGATGTTTTTTCCGGGAACTCGCTGCCGGAAGCGGTTATCGAAGCAGTAAAAAACGAAAGTCATACAAGACTTTATCTAGCCGCCAAGAATATTCTAAAAAATTTAGAAACAAAAATAAAAAATGAGCCTGACGACTCAGAGCATTATATTAACAGGCTCATGGAGTTTTTAAAAATATATCCGGTAGATTTAATGATAGGAATCATGAAGGATATTAAAAATAGTTATGCTGAGGTATACAAGCGTGCCATAGACAATGAAGATTTTGTCGAAGCATATTTTGAAGCGTATCGTTCAATAAGGTGATAATGTATGGAAACTTATTTTGAAACCCTGGCAAAAGGGCTTTATGAAAAAGCATATCAAATTATTACTGCTTTTATCAAAGAAAATGATAACGATGATAATTCTAGGATAAATATACCAAAAGACTTTAGAGAAGAATTTTTCAGCCTTGTAGATAAAGTTAATTTAAGCCTTATAGAAGATACGGATAATTTCTATGGCTATTTTTTGTTTCAAATGGGAAGAGAAATACGATTTGATATCAGCAGCCCTACTGCTGTGAATTTTAAAGAAGTGAAATATGTTATATATTTTAACCCCATAATTTTTTTAACGCTTACCATAAAGCAGATGGAAAGCGCCATTAAACACGAAATACTTCATATCGTATCGCTGCATTTAATCAGAGCAAAAGAATTTAAGGCTGGCTATAAAACAGCAGCGGTTAATATGGCAATGGATATAGTAGTAAATACCTATTTAGATCACCTGCCGCCGTATGCTGCTACTGTAGAATGGGTAAATTTAAATTATTCTTTAAATCTTTTACCCTTTGAACCGTTTGAATATTATGTAGAAAAACTTCAAACTGCCGTAAACTTACTGGAAGAAGTTCAGGCCGAATCAGAGGATGACAGCAATGGAAAGGGAAAAATAGCAACGGAGTATAATCCGGAGACGACCCATGACCTTTGGGAAGATTCCGCTGCTATAGAGGAACAAACCCTTAGAGAATTTACCGAGAAGTTTATTGATGCTTCACAAAAGGGGAATATTCCTAATTATTTAGACAGCATGATAGCAGCGCTTAAAAATAGCAAGGCAGAATTGCCTTGGAATTTATATCTTAAAAGATTAATGGGAGCGATTGAAACTAATCAAAAAAAGACTGTCACAAGAAGAAACAGAAGACAACCCGATCGATTAGATTTAAGAGGGCAGCTTAGGAGCCATAAAGCGAAAATTCTGGTCGCTCTTGACATAAGCGGCAGCATAACGGATGAAGAATTTAATCAAGCCGTTAAAGAAGTATTCGGCATAGTGAAGAATTCTGATCATGAAATTACGATTATAGAATGTGACAGTGAGATTAGACGTGTATATAAAGTCAACACCGTAAAGGATG
This window contains:
- the ligA gene encoding NAD-dependent DNA ligase LigA; the encoded protein is MDILNRIKELKDKIEYHNRKYYDEDAPEIADYEYDMMLRELKNLERDNPQFVTAETPTQKVGGRAKRAVGKLVAHDVPMLSLEDKFSKEEVTDFISKMQKALDNPVFTVEYKIDGLSVALRYKNGEFVQGMTRGDGVSYGEDITENLRMIDSVPEQISENLPYLEVRGEVYMDNDAFEAVNERQEEVEGKLFANPRNCAAGTLRQLDPSVVAERNLSIYIFNLQAVEGKKFLSHAETLDWMKQQGFTVIHYSRCTTEEEVWQAICSIGETRGELPFGIDGAVVKVDNLEDRQKLGATAKVPRWAIAYKYPPEEKQTKVLTIEVNVGRTGRLTPLAVLQPVRLAGTTVSRASLHNQDQIDRLDIRIGDTVTVRKAAEIIPEITGIIKAKRPEGTTPFKIPDKCPICGAPAFRSEEGADIRCSGMNCPAQLARHIIHFASRGAMDIDGLGPAAVHALLDKGYIKNIADIYGLKNYRDEFIAKGIISRPRKQLTLRKDGRPRKQKEPDYTASTDNLLSAVERSKGQNLERLINGFGIPNIGKHTGSLLEENFPDIYAIAKINYGKYKQLKDREKQLKKERNKIERMLKSSTETEVLDRLSEVNRQLSDVEKELKANGGIKGIGEVSIKAISDFFAVPQTQTIIERLAKAGVNMKSRSAGQMIDNRFEAETFVLTGSLATLSREEASQLIKQHGGRVAGSVSKKTTYLLAGDGAGDKLDKAQALAIKILTEADFLNMVK
- a CDS encoding ATP-binding protein codes for the protein MNFIDTLKSVDLVLATGEVPLIVGESGIGKTALVKELAKENNWSLIIIDGNLLKEGEIGGLPTIESYTRVNHKGDKVEKKTTVYAVHNKLREIDEAISQGKTVLLFVDEINRCEHTVQQELMNLILNREINGYTLPEAVKIIAAMNPSSKYGSDFDYQVVDMDAAQENRFVWLYMEPDDMQWLDWAINAGIEQKVIGFIATFPEYLHKINKDDIRATPRSYERISGIYKIYRQKKDSVPRSVFLNVIRGNVGKVIAEEFVNFVEAEYTPLIAYEDVFSGNSLPEAVIEAVKNESHTRLYLAAKNILKNLETKIKNEPDDSEHYINRLMEFLKIYPVDLMIGIMKDIKNSYAEVYKRAIDNEDFVEAYFEAYRSIR
- a CDS encoding VWA-like domain-containing protein → METYFETLAKGLYEKAYQIITAFIKENDNDDNSRINIPKDFREEFFSLVDKVNLSLIEDTDNFYGYFLFQMGREIRFDISSPTAVNFKEVKYVIYFNPIIFLTLTIKQMESAIKHEILHIVSLHLIRAKEFKAGYKTAAVNMAMDIVVNTYLDHLPPYAATVEWVNLNYSLNLLPFEPFEYYVEKLQTAVNLLEEVQAESEDDSNGKGKIATEYNPETTHDLWEDSAAIEEQTLREFTEKFIDASQKGNIPNYLDSMIAALKNSKAELPWNLYLKRLMGAIETNQKKTVTRRNRRQPDRLDLRGQLRSHKAKILVALDISGSITDEEFNQAVKEVFGIVKNSDHEITIIECDSEIRRVYKVNTVKDVRDRMNERGGTKFAPVFEYANRNKINLLVYFTDGKGEAELLSIPKGYKILWVISGEKAKLSLKEAYGAVKKLKNIEIRDNTLELSDVIRDGYSMNNQEKIRF